From a single Gimesia fumaroli genomic region:
- the arsS gene encoding arsenosugar biosynthesis radical SAM (seleno)protein ArsS (Some members of this family are selenoproteins.), with protein sequence MAPLTLLRQHSKLADPREQLRILNKETQQPAFNQQLEQYQLPKLQASTITTLQVNLGKLCNMTCDHCHVDAGPDRREIMDRETVGQCLTALEHPGFQTLDLTGGAPEMNPHFREMVKQAARLNKQVIDRCNLTILLAPGFQDLPEFLAEHQVDIVASLPCYLEENTDAQRGNGAFQKSIQALNALNSLGYGKSDSPRKLTLVYNPVGFSLPPDQSQLEQAYRRELKERFDIEFTNLITITNMPISRFLSELVSQGRTEEYMERLVNAFNPVTISGLMCRSLISVDWKGYFYDCDFNQMLNLPVAVPARKHIRDFHYQDLATRDIVTNQHCYGCTAGAGSSCGGAIS encoded by the coding sequence ATGGCTCCACTCACCCTGCTCCGACAACATAGTAAGCTGGCCGATCCCCGGGAGCAGCTGCGCATTCTCAATAAAGAAACACAACAGCCTGCATTCAACCAGCAACTGGAGCAGTATCAACTTCCGAAACTGCAGGCCAGCACAATCACGACGCTGCAGGTCAATCTGGGAAAACTTTGTAACATGACCTGCGATCATTGTCATGTCGATGCGGGACCTGATCGTAGAGAAATTATGGACCGTGAAACGGTAGGACAGTGCCTGACCGCGCTGGAGCATCCCGGTTTTCAGACACTGGATCTGACCGGAGGGGCTCCTGAAATGAACCCCCACTTCCGGGAAATGGTAAAACAGGCGGCCAGACTCAATAAACAGGTCATAGATCGATGCAACCTGACGATCCTGCTCGCCCCCGGTTTTCAGGATCTGCCCGAATTTCTCGCCGAACATCAAGTCGACATCGTCGCTTCGCTCCCCTGTTACCTGGAAGAGAATACTGATGCACAACGAGGAAACGGGGCGTTTCAAAAGTCCATCCAGGCTTTGAACGCATTGAATTCACTCGGATACGGAAAGTCCGATTCCCCCCGCAAACTGACATTAGTTTATAACCCTGTAGGATTCTCCCTGCCTCCAGATCAATCACAATTGGAACAAGCCTACCGGCGCGAGCTGAAAGAACGATTTGATATCGAATTTACCAACCTGATCACAATCACCAACATGCCGATCAGCCGCTTTCTCAGCGAACTGGTCAGCCAGGGTCGGACAGAAGAATATATGGAGCGTCTGGTTAACGCATTCAACCCGGTAACGATTTCTGGTCTGATGTGCCGCTCCCTGATTTCAGTCGACTGGAAAGGATACTTCTACGACTGTGATTTTAACCAGATGCTGAACCTGCCCGTTGCCGTCCCTGCCCGAAAGCACATTCGCGATTTTCACTATCAAGATCTGGCAACCAGGGACATCGTAACGAATCAGCACTGCTATGGTTGCACCGCGGGCGCAGGCTCCAGTTGCGGCGGTGCCATCAGCTAG
- a CDS encoding methyltransferase domain-containing protein, translating to MNSANTQARSTEEESVYSRYANAANQKEQALCCPVEYNPEYLSIIPDEILERDYGCGDPTPYLSAGDTVVDLGSGGGKICYIASQIVGPEGTVIGVDCNAEMLALARKYQQQVADQLGYSNIEFRCGLIQDLKLDLDQLNQELSANPIDNHDRWLEMRNLEEHLRRETPMIENNSVDCVISNCVLNLVREADRSQLLQEVFRVLKRGGKAVISDIVCDEDVPQQMREDPTLWSGCLSGAFREDAFLKAFEEAGFHGIQILKREETPWQTIQGIEFRSVTVSAYKGKQGPCLERNQAMIYQGPFKKVEDDDGHVYARGERIAVCDKTFQLLQAAPYQGQFFPIEAYQNIPLEEAQEMDCRRNAVRHPQETKGKNYDLTSQIMDSCCSPDSDCC from the coding sequence ATGAATTCAGCAAACACGCAGGCTCGTTCAACTGAAGAAGAATCTGTTTACTCGCGTTACGCCAATGCTGCCAATCAGAAAGAGCAGGCTCTCTGCTGTCCCGTTGAATACAACCCGGAATATTTATCAATCATCCCCGATGAAATTCTGGAACGCGACTACGGCTGTGGCGACCCGACACCTTACCTGTCTGCCGGTGATACGGTGGTCGACCTGGGATCGGGGGGCGGTAAAATTTGTTATATCGCCTCACAGATTGTTGGTCCCGAAGGAACCGTAATCGGCGTTGACTGCAATGCCGAGATGCTGGCACTTGCCCGAAAATATCAACAGCAGGTGGCCGATCAACTGGGATATTCAAATATCGAATTCCGCTGTGGCCTAATACAGGATTTAAAGCTGGACCTGGATCAACTCAATCAGGAACTGTCTGCCAATCCGATCGACAATCACGACCGCTGGCTGGAAATGCGCAACCTGGAAGAACACCTGCGTCGTGAAACCCCGATGATCGAAAACAACAGTGTCGACTGTGTGATCTCGAACTGTGTTTTAAACCTGGTGCGTGAAGCAGATCGGAGCCAGCTTCTGCAGGAAGTCTTTCGCGTGTTAAAACGTGGTGGTAAAGCCGTGATCAGTGATATTGTCTGCGATGAAGATGTTCCCCAGCAAATGCGAGAGGATCCGACACTCTGGTCAGGTTGCCTCTCTGGGGCATTTCGTGAAGATGCCTTCTTGAAAGCATTCGAGGAGGCCGGCTTCCATGGCATTCAAATTCTCAAACGGGAAGAAACACCCTGGCAAACAATCCAAGGTATTGAATTTCGTTCAGTGACGGTATCCGCCTATAAAGGCAAACAAGGCCCCTGCCTGGAACGTAATCAGGCGATGATCTATCAAGGACCCTTCAAGAAAGTCGAAGATGACGATGGTCATGTTTATGCGCGTGGAGAGCGCATTGCTGTCTGCGATAAAACGTTCCAACTTCTGCAAGCCGCACCTTACCAGGGGCAGTTTTTTCCCATTGAAGCGTATCAGAACATTCCACTCGAAGAGGCGCAAGAGATGGATTGTCGGCGGAATGCCGTGCGACACCCTCAGGAAACCAAAGGGAAAAACTATGATCTGACCAGCCAGATTATGGACTCCTGCTGTAGCCCTGACAGTGATTGCTGCTAA
- a CDS encoding TIGR04283 family arsenosugar biosynthesis glycosyltransferase: MDSEHQISVIIPVLYGDDCWKTLIADLTSFPDSSEFLFVSNGEQPAEFSELIHQFQLEERSHWYQTLVGRAHQMNYGAAQATRPHLLFLHADSGLRETGIQRLIQSLKSHPNALHYFNLKFQDQSFCLMQLNTWGVYFRSHVLGIPFGDQGLCLSRALFQELGCFDEKASYGEDHLLVWNARRKGIALQCTGAAISTSARKYQQQGWFKMTVKHLWLTIRQAVPQFLLLIKERIGSWFQGKAPSSSS, translated from the coding sequence ATGGATTCAGAACATCAGATTTCCGTCATCATTCCAGTGCTGTACGGGGACGATTGCTGGAAGACGCTCATTGCCGATTTGACCTCGTTTCCAGATTCGTCAGAGTTTCTTTTCGTCTCAAATGGTGAACAGCCAGCCGAGTTTTCGGAGTTGATACATCAATTTCAGCTTGAGGAACGCAGCCACTGGTATCAGACTTTGGTTGGCAGAGCACATCAGATGAATTATGGTGCGGCTCAGGCGACTCGGCCTCACCTGTTGTTTTTGCATGCGGATTCAGGTCTGCGTGAAACCGGGATTCAAAGGCTGATCCAATCTTTGAAATCGCATCCCAACGCATTACATTATTTCAATTTGAAATTTCAGGATCAGAGTTTTTGCTTAATGCAGCTGAATACGTGGGGCGTATATTTTCGTTCGCATGTGTTAGGAATTCCTTTTGGAGATCAAGGTCTCTGTTTGAGTCGTGCTCTGTTTCAGGAGCTAGGCTGTTTCGATGAAAAAGCTTCGTACGGAGAAGACCATCTGCTGGTCTGGAACGCCAGACGAAAAGGAATTGCTTTACAATGTACGGGGGCTGCGATTTCAACCAGCGCCCGAAAATACCAGCAGCAGGGCTGGTTCAAAATGACCGTCAAACATCTTTGGCTGACGATTCGCCAGGCAGTCCCCCAGTTTTTACTTTTAATAAAAGAACGTATTGGTTCATGGTTTCAAGGCAAGGCGCCATCGTCATCTTCGTGA
- a CDS encoding TIGR04282 family arsenosugar biosynthesis glycosyltransferase has product MVSRQGAIVIFVKTPGFSPLKTRLAQTIGQAQAEQFHRLSAAAVAAVVKEVAQQKQVTPYWAVAEEAALPDPLWNQFSTIFQGTGNLGTRLAHVNQVLSETHEFVIFLGADAPQLPVDYLADAVDRLANVAEHPQFVMGPADDGGFYLFGTPICLSRETWLNVPYSAANTGEMLLAQLEGQGNVYRLPVLTDVDTVQELQTIIQEAGDETSLEPEQRQVLDWIRQQNFLEY; this is encoded by the coding sequence ATGGTTTCAAGGCAAGGCGCCATCGTCATCTTCGTGAAGACTCCCGGGTTTTCACCTTTGAAAACCAGATTGGCACAAACAATTGGTCAAGCGCAGGCGGAGCAGTTTCATCGTCTTTCCGCAGCTGCGGTCGCGGCGGTCGTAAAGGAAGTGGCACAACAGAAACAGGTGACTCCCTACTGGGCAGTCGCGGAAGAAGCAGCGCTCCCAGATCCGTTATGGAATCAGTTTTCAACTATCTTTCAAGGAACAGGAAATCTGGGAACGCGTCTGGCGCACGTAAATCAGGTTCTCTCTGAGACACACGAATTTGTCATTTTTCTGGGAGCAGATGCTCCGCAGCTTCCGGTGGACTATCTGGCAGACGCCGTCGATCGGCTGGCAAACGTTGCAGAACATCCGCAGTTTGTGATGGGCCCTGCCGACGATGGCGGTTTTTATTTATTTGGTACTCCCATTTGTCTGTCTCGGGAAACGTGGCTTAATGTGCCTTATAGCGCTGCGAACACAGGAGAGATGTTGCTCGCGCAGCTGGAGGGGCAGGGGAACGTTTATCGGCTTCCTGTTCTGACTGACGTTGATACTGTGCAAGAGTTACAGACGATCATTCAGGAAGCAGGCGACGAAACGAGCTTAGAACCGGAACAACGACAGGTGCTGGATTGGATTCGGCAGCAAAATTTCCTAGAGTATTAG
- a CDS encoding sulfite exporter TauE/SafE family protein, protein MMFSDPQLWLFVLSVVFISAFIQGIIGFGYAIVAMAVLPLVLNFREANLLVAFSIVLPVIWIFWGYRKQSDLKLLSGAILGSLVGLPLGLLTFTLIDLDYLVRGTGLVILLIVIDGFFQKPPQLVEGPPKASSIWSTFAGFCSGFLAGSTSIAGPPIVIYAIRQPWTQDQYKGFIFGFFILISVTRIIGLALMGFAQTPELLTSVIIVPFVFLGMKLGTLVGPRINPVVFKRCLLSLLAISSLYMLIQGSSEELPAPELEKTIEQDRNAL, encoded by the coding sequence ATGATGTTTTCTGACCCACAGTTGTGGTTATTCGTACTTTCCGTTGTGTTCATTTCCGCGTTTATTCAGGGAATCATCGGCTTTGGCTATGCCATCGTCGCAATGGCGGTCCTGCCGCTGGTGCTCAATTTTCGCGAAGCGAATTTACTGGTCGCGTTCAGCATCGTACTCCCTGTGATCTGGATTTTCTGGGGCTATCGCAAGCAGTCTGATCTCAAACTTCTGTCGGGCGCCATTCTGGGATCTCTGGTCGGCCTGCCTTTAGGCCTGCTGACATTCACTCTGATTGACCTCGACTATCTTGTACGTGGCACAGGCCTGGTGATTCTTTTGATCGTTATCGACGGCTTTTTCCAGAAACCACCCCAATTGGTGGAAGGCCCCCCGAAAGCCTCTTCCATCTGGAGCACCTTTGCCGGCTTTTGCAGCGGCTTCCTGGCTGGTTCCACCAGTATCGCCGGCCCCCCGATTGTCATCTACGCGATTCGTCAGCCTTGGACGCAGGACCAATACAAAGGATTCATTTTCGGATTCTTCATTCTAATCTCTGTCACACGCATCATCGGATTGGCGTTAATGGGCTTTGCCCAAACGCCGGAACTATTAACCTCCGTGATCATTGTCCCGTTTGTCTTTCTGGGAATGAAGCTGGGCACACTGGTCGGGCCACGCATTAATCCGGTTGTGTTTAAACGCTGCCTGCTCTCGCTGCTCGCGATCAGCTCGCTGTATATGTTGATCCAGGGAAGCTCTGAAGAATTACCGGCCCCCGAACTGGAGAAAACGATCGAACAAGATCGGAACGCTCTCTAA
- a CDS encoding MFS transporter — translation MPNELKEDKWYHGISRYQWLVLTIASLGWVFDVFEGQIFVASMNEAMPSLVAPETTKGQQALYNNIALGAFLIGGALGGIGFGALSDRIGRKKTMSLTILFYSFFTCLSAFSQDWWQLAGFRFLVALGVGGEWAVASTLVAESFPPKARARVGSIFHASSVLGTYLAILAGAFIIGNESIQEYAREAGHPSLPWRIGFALGVVPSFLIIWIRRSMKEPESWQHAQEAAKEDSSQKMGTISDLLLPEFIKSTCIGVLLAAIGLATFWGVHIYGKNVFLNAVKADYAVEHFQDQPDVPAEETKAYFETINPTLKKWEMLGMFLATTGGGLGLLAFGPICEWFGRRGAFFLFHVGGLISSIILFQVLSNTVVIGCFLPVFGFLTLGMHAGYAIYFPELYPTRLRGTGTGFCFNAGRILAAPILFIGGWMQKDWGYTMAQTATILSMLYIIGAILPYFAKETKGSALME, via the coding sequence ATGCCAAATGAACTGAAAGAAGATAAGTGGTACCACGGGATTTCCCGTTACCAGTGGCTTGTCCTGACAATTGCCTCCCTGGGCTGGGTGTTTGATGTCTTCGAAGGGCAGATCTTCGTTGCCAGTATGAACGAAGCAATGCCTTCTCTTGTCGCCCCTGAGACAACCAAGGGGCAACAGGCACTTTATAATAATATTGCTCTCGGCGCCTTCCTGATCGGTGGTGCCTTGGGCGGAATTGGCTTTGGTGCTTTAAGCGATCGGATTGGTCGTAAAAAAACGATGTCACTGACAATTCTGTTCTACTCGTTTTTCACCTGCCTCTCTGCCTTTTCACAGGACTGGTGGCAACTGGCCGGCTTCCGCTTTCTGGTGGCACTCGGCGTCGGTGGCGAATGGGCGGTCGCCAGTACCCTGGTGGCGGAATCCTTTCCCCCGAAAGCGCGTGCCCGCGTCGGCAGTATTTTCCATGCATCCAGTGTTTTGGGAACTTACCTCGCAATTCTGGCGGGGGCATTTATCATCGGCAATGAAAGCATCCAGGAATATGCCAGAGAAGCAGGACACCCCAGTCTTCCCTGGCGAATTGGATTTGCATTAGGGGTCGTGCCCTCATTTCTGATCATCTGGATCCGCCGTTCCATGAAGGAACCAGAGTCCTGGCAACACGCCCAGGAAGCTGCGAAAGAGGACAGCAGCCAGAAGATGGGAACCATCTCTGATTTGCTCCTGCCAGAATTTATCAAGAGTACCTGTATCGGCGTACTTCTGGCCGCGATTGGCCTGGCAACTTTCTGGGGCGTTCACATTTACGGCAAGAATGTATTTTTAAATGCGGTCAAAGCAGATTATGCCGTCGAGCACTTTCAAGATCAGCCTGACGTTCCTGCAGAAGAAACAAAAGCCTATTTTGAAACGATCAATCCGACTTTGAAAAAATGGGAGATGCTGGGCATGTTTCTCGCCACGACGGGCGGCGGTCTCGGTCTGTTGGCATTTGGGCCGATCTGTGAATGGTTCGGGCGGCGTGGTGCCTTTTTCCTGTTTCATGTTGGCGGGCTCATCAGTTCGATCATCCTGTTCCAGGTACTGAGCAATACTGTGGTCATTGGTTGTTTCTTGCCCGTGTTTGGGTTTCTGACACTCGGGATGCATGCCGGCTATGCGATCTATTTCCCGGAATTATACCCCACACGCCTGCGCGGAACCGGAACGGGCTTCTGTTTTAATGCAGGCCGTATTCTGGCAGCCCCCATTCTGTTTATTGGTGGCTGGATGCAGAAAGACTGGGGCTATACAATGGCGCAAACAGCAACGATCCTAAGCATGCTGTATATCATCGGTGCCATCCTGCCTTACTTTGCAAAAGAAACCAAAGGCAGCGCCCTGATGGAATAA
- a CDS encoding hydroxyacid dehydrogenase, with product MSDILVTENIQGASMVRLIDDLDVEFDAYLWQNRDLLKQKLQNAKALIVRNQTQVNQELIDAAPQLKIIARSGVGLDNVDTEYAQEKGITVCFTPDANSLSVAELTIGLMLALLRKIPEARQDTLTGGWNRLKFTGSELYGKTFGLIGMGRIGSLTATRARAFGMNIIAVDPFLAADAPALNRVGGKLVSLDELLAEADVVSCHSPLTPNTRKMLTYSHFSQMKPDACFINTSRGEVVDEKGLIQALLEHKLAGAALDVRETEPPQQSPLNQMENVILTPHIAAFTVEAQERVVDSVCEDVRLVLSGKAPINVFKP from the coding sequence ATGAGTGATATTCTGGTAACAGAGAACATTCAGGGCGCATCCATGGTTCGTCTCATCGATGATCTCGATGTCGAATTTGACGCGTATCTGTGGCAGAACCGAGACTTGCTAAAGCAGAAGCTCCAGAATGCCAAAGCACTGATTGTCCGAAACCAGACGCAAGTCAATCAGGAACTCATTGACGCCGCCCCGCAGTTAAAAATCATTGCCCGGTCTGGCGTGGGCCTGGATAATGTCGACACAGAATATGCCCAGGAAAAGGGAATCACCGTCTGCTTCACTCCTGATGCGAATTCACTGTCCGTAGCAGAATTAACCATCGGCTTGATGCTGGCCTTGTTGAGAAAAATTCCTGAAGCACGGCAGGATACTCTGACAGGTGGCTGGAATCGACTCAAGTTCACCGGCTCTGAACTCTACGGGAAAACATTTGGCCTGATCGGCATGGGCCGCATCGGCTCTCTGACAGCGACTCGCGCTCGCGCCTTTGGTATGAACATCATCGCGGTAGATCCTTTCCTGGCCGCTGATGCCCCCGCGCTCAATAGAGTTGGCGGGAAACTCGTCTCACTGGATGAGTTGCTGGCCGAAGCTGATGTCGTCTCCTGTCACAGTCCGTTAACGCCCAATACACGAAAGATGTTAACCTATTCGCACTTCTCTCAGATGAAACCGGATGCCTGTTTTATCAACACCTCACGGGGGGAAGTCGTTGATGAAAAAGGTCTGATTCAGGCACTCCTGGAACACAAACTGGCGGGGGCGGCACTGGACGTCAGAGAAACAGAACCTCCGCAGCAAAGCCCGCTGAACCAGATGGAAAATGTCATCCTAACGCCCCACATCGCCGCCTTCACTGTAGAAGCCCAGGAGCGCGTGGTCGATTCCGTGTGCGAAGACGTGCGACTCGTACTAAGCGGAAAAGCGCCGATCAATGTTTTTAAACCTTAA
- a CDS encoding threonine synthase, translated as MLDSFPESQTFVTHLECGMEHDHYAADQLHGLSKAGKPLLVKYDLNALAQSVSKEDLATRPATLWRYREFLPVRKSENIVSLGEIHTPLIPVPRLQGGNGSVWIKDEGRLPTGSFKARGLCMAVSMAKELGVTKVAMPTNGNAGAALAAYGTRAGMKSFIFCPDDTPEINVREIAAQGAHVWRVNGLINDCGKIVAQGKEPVGWFDFSTLKEPYRIEGKKTMGLELADQMGWQVPDVIFYPTGGGTGLIGMWKAFNELKEIGWLKGKLPRMVAVQATGCAPMVKAYEAGKEHAELWENAHTVAAGIRVPVAVGDFLILRAVRESEGFATAVNDEQITAALDEASQKEGFLMCPEGAATYAAYKQELESGRVSPDESAVLFNCASGLKYELPPADQAININQPVDYSLFV; from the coding sequence ATGCTCGATTCATTTCCGGAGTCTCAAACTTTTGTCACCCATCTCGAATGTGGGATGGAACATGACCACTATGCAGCAGATCAATTACACGGCCTTTCCAAGGCTGGCAAACCGCTGCTGGTCAAATATGATTTAAATGCGCTCGCCCAGTCAGTCTCGAAAGAAGATCTGGCAACCCGCCCGGCAACGCTCTGGCGGTACCGTGAATTTCTCCCCGTTCGCAAATCAGAAAATATTGTAAGCCTGGGTGAAATTCACACACCTTTGATTCCGGTCCCCCGCCTGCAGGGCGGCAACGGCTCGGTCTGGATCAAAGACGAAGGACGGCTGCCAACAGGTTCCTTCAAAGCCCGCGGCTTGTGTATGGCCGTTTCGATGGCTAAAGAACTGGGCGTCACCAAAGTCGCCATGCCGACCAATGGGAATGCTGGTGCGGCGCTGGCCGCTTATGGCACCCGGGCCGGCATGAAGTCGTTTATCTTTTGTCCTGACGATACTCCTGAAATCAATGTACGTGAAATTGCCGCTCAGGGAGCACATGTCTGGCGGGTCAACGGCCTGATCAATGACTGTGGCAAGATTGTCGCACAAGGCAAAGAACCGGTCGGCTGGTTTGATTTCTCGACCCTCAAAGAACCCTACCGCATCGAAGGAAAAAAAACGATGGGATTGGAACTGGCCGACCAGATGGGCTGGCAGGTACCCGACGTCATCTTTTATCCGACCGGCGGTGGAACCGGCCTGATCGGGATGTGGAAAGCCTTCAACGAACTCAAAGAAATCGGCTGGCTCAAAGGCAAACTACCCCGGATGGTCGCCGTCCAGGCAACCGGTTGTGCGCCGATGGTCAAAGCCTATGAAGCAGGCAAAGAACACGCCGAACTTTGGGAAAATGCACATACGGTCGCAGCAGGAATTCGGGTTCCCGTCGCCGTGGGTGATTTCCTGATTTTACGTGCGGTCAGAGAAAGCGAAGGCTTTGCCACCGCCGTCAACGATGAGCAAATCACGGCTGCACTGGATGAAGCTTCTCAAAAAGAAGGCTTCCTGATGTGTCCGGAAGGTGCCGCCACCTATGCTGCTTATAAGCAGGAACTGGAATCAGGGCGAGTCAGTCCGGATGAAAGTGCCGTCCTGTTTAATTGCGCATCTGGATTAAAATATGAACTCCCCCCGGCTGATCAGGCAATCAACATCAATCAGCCCGTTGACTACTCTCTTTTTGTCTGA
- a CDS encoding MFS transporter, with amino-acid sequence MNNNKPLFIASFMTLIAAGVGFAIRGGILADWGAQYGFTKFDLGTITGGGLVGFGIVILLASLITDNVGYKPILLLAFILHVLSALITFAATPIFHAMGKDATYWCLYIGMFMFAVANGLCEAVINPLVATLYPKKKTHYLNILHAGWPGGLIVGGIVAAVYVKLKGSVPGLRWEYPMAVFLIPTLIYGFIVIKQKFPLSEAKSAGVSFGQMLMTFASPLLLFLLLLQACVGYVELGTDSWIASITESILKKQGEGQGLYLFIYASLIMFILRFFAGPIVEKINPLGLLCMSACFGALGLYMIGSSTQAAMVWLAVTVYGLGKTFLWPTMLGVVGERFPKGGAITMGAMGGIGMLSAGLLGGPGIGYNQDYYATQKLEQLSPEAYERYSAEDKNGFLFFPAIKGLNGSKVSILNNDGKDLEAKVEQLKKEKKTDDYISSLNQWWQGAEQFAAEDKEPVDQAGIFGGRMALKCTALVPLFMAFGYFILVLYFRSKGGYQVEVLHGEEPVGEHYTGGVEGPIE; translated from the coding sequence ATGAATAACAACAAACCACTGTTTATTGCGAGCTTTATGACGCTCATCGCCGCCGGCGTGGGATTCGCAATTCGAGGAGGCATCCTGGCAGACTGGGGAGCCCAGTACGGGTTTACCAAATTCGACCTGGGTACGATTACCGGTGGGGGACTCGTCGGTTTTGGTATTGTAATTCTGTTAGCCAGTCTGATCACGGATAATGTTGGTTATAAACCGATTCTGCTGCTGGCGTTTATTCTGCATGTTCTTTCCGCGTTGATTACGTTCGCAGCCACTCCCATTTTTCACGCGATGGGTAAAGATGCGACATACTGGTGCCTGTATATCGGAATGTTTATGTTCGCAGTTGCCAACGGTCTCTGTGAAGCCGTGATCAACCCGCTGGTCGCCACGCTCTATCCTAAAAAGAAAACCCACTACCTGAATATCCTGCATGCTGGCTGGCCTGGCGGATTGATTGTCGGCGGGATCGTGGCAGCCGTCTATGTCAAACTAAAAGGTAGTGTTCCTGGTCTTCGCTGGGAATATCCCATGGCGGTCTTTCTGATTCCAACTCTGATCTACGGTTTCATTGTGATTAAGCAGAAATTCCCACTTTCGGAAGCCAAATCAGCTGGTGTCAGCTTTGGACAGATGCTGATGACATTCGCCAGTCCTTTGCTACTCTTCTTACTCTTATTACAAGCCTGTGTCGGTTATGTCGAACTGGGAACCGACAGCTGGATCGCCAGCATTACTGAATCCATCCTGAAGAAACAAGGAGAAGGTCAGGGACTGTATCTGTTTATCTATGCGTCATTGATCATGTTTATCCTGCGTTTCTTTGCTGGTCCAATTGTGGAAAAAATTAACCCACTGGGCCTGCTTTGCATGAGTGCCTGCTTCGGGGCATTGGGATTATACATGATTGGAAGCTCTACCCAGGCTGCTATGGTCTGGCTCGCAGTCACCGTGTATGGTCTGGGAAAAACCTTCCTCTGGCCAACGATGCTGGGTGTGGTTGGTGAGCGGTTCCCTAAAGGGGGCGCGATTACCATGGGTGCGATGGGCGGCATCGGGATGCTCTCAGCCGGCCTGCTTGGTGGACCGGGAATCGGGTATAACCAGGATTACTACGCAACCCAAAAACTGGAACAGCTCTCCCCGGAAGCGTATGAGCGTTATTCCGCTGAAGACAAAAACGGCTTCCTGTTTTTCCCGGCGATCAAAGGTCTGAATGGTTCGAAGGTGAGCATCCTAAATAACGACGGTAAAGATCTGGAAGCAAAGGTGGAGCAACTCAAGAAAGAGAAAAAAACAGACGATTATATTTCGAGCCTGAATCAATGGTGGCAGGGTGCCGAGCAATTTGCCGCTGAAGACAAAGAGCCCGTTGATCAAGCTGGTATTTTTGGAGGTCGCATGGCGCTGAAGTGCACTGCTCTGGTACCTCTCTTCATGGCCTTTGGATATTTTATCCTGGTCCTGTACTTCCGCTCCAAGGGTGGTTATCAGGTTGAAGTTCTGCATGGCGAAGAGCCGGTTGGTGAACACTATACCGGTGGTGTCGAAGGACCGATCGAATAA
- the tilS gene encoding tRNA lysidine(34) synthetase TilS, whose translation MHQFVQAVKQGLLECQRRIDAELSAEKNISPPLNSNENCTLIAVSGGADSVALMRALAQLTKPNAVTTPPESLVVAHLNHGLREEISDADAAWLGQECERLSLPFVTEKQELHLTRQESNEGLEEVSRKARYEFLARVAFEQGCTQIAVAHTRDDQAETVLHHLIRGTGIAGLRGIPRIRSLPKGLFLIRPMLELSRDDVLQYLKDCGQDFRTDASNSDLSFTRNRIRHQLIPLLKKEFNPNVAQAVHRLAHQAEEVTAVLAEQVDQILSEATLDQNQETWRLNCDVFQDVPDYLIRQCFLQIWQRMSWSRKRMGFDHWQRLLMLTRSDQKLSLPDGVEAERRERLLILRKLKNTSSV comes from the coding sequence ATGCATCAGTTTGTCCAAGCAGTGAAACAGGGTTTGCTCGAATGCCAGCGGCGAATTGATGCGGAACTCTCAGCAGAAAAAAACATTAGTCCACCCCTCAATTCAAACGAGAATTGTACGCTGATTGCGGTCTCAGGTGGGGCAGACAGTGTCGCTTTGATGCGGGCGTTAGCCCAGCTCACCAAGCCCAATGCCGTTACTACGCCTCCGGAATCTCTGGTAGTCGCCCATCTGAATCATGGCTTACGGGAAGAGATTTCCGATGCGGATGCCGCCTGGCTGGGTCAGGAATGCGAACGGCTCTCTCTTCCTTTTGTGACTGAAAAGCAGGAACTGCATCTGACACGACAGGAATCAAATGAAGGTTTGGAAGAAGTCAGCCGCAAAGCACGCTATGAGTTTTTAGCCCGTGTGGCCTTCGAACAGGGATGCACACAAATTGCCGTCGCGCACACGCGAGACGATCAGGCCGAGACGGTATTACATCACCTGATCAGGGGAACGGGAATTGCCGGCCTGAGAGGAATTCCCCGTATTCGCTCGCTCCCAAAAGGCCTGTTTCTGATCCGTCCGATGCTGGAACTCAGTCGCGATGACGTACTGCAATATTTAAAAGACTGCGGTCAAGACTTTCGCACGGATGCGTCCAACAGCGACCTGAGCTTCACCCGTAACCGGATTCGGCATCAATTAATTCCCTTATTAAAAAAAGAGTTTAACCCCAATGTCGCACAAGCCGTCCATCGGCTCGCGCATCAGGCAGAAGAAGTCACTGCAGTCCTCGCAGAACAAGTCGATCAGATTCTGTCAGAAGCGACGTTAGATCAAAACCAGGAAACCTGGCGCTTAAACTGCGACGTCTTCCAGGATGTTCCAGACTATCTGATTCGTCAATGCTTTCTGCAGATCTGGCAACGGATGAGCTGGTCCAGAAAACGCATGGGCTTTGATCACTGGCAGCGGCTACTCATGCTGACTCGCTCCGATCAGAAATTGAGCCTGCCTGATGGGGTGGAAGCAGAGCGGCGGGAACGATTACTTATTTTACGCAAGTTAAAAAACACCTCTTCTGTGTAA